Genomic DNA from Podospora pseudoanserina strain CBS 124.78 chromosome 4, whole genome shotgun sequence:
AAGGAAAGTCCCCGTTATCAACCAACAGGCAAACAGCAAGTGATTCCTATTCTTTCTTGAAGGAAACCGGGGGTCCATGTTCCACGGTGCGTCTTCGTGACCCCCTGAAAGACCGTGAGCCGCATGCCTTGATGACGGCACCACAGCCGCCGACAGGAACAACAGGGAGCTTGATAGCAACTCGGACTGATCTTGAGGAAGATAAGTCAGAAGCAGGAGCGCACCCACCTTGCCATCGGTTTCTTAGTTGGTCGTGGTGGGAAGCATCGCGAGCCTCATCATGGCGATGACGTAACTGTTGCACTTTTCGCAGCAACTTTCTAGCGAGATGTGGCATTTTGTGACTGTTTGACCGGGCTCACTCAGGTAGGGAAAAGACTTGTGATTGCGGATTTCTCGAGTCGAGATACCATCAGGCCTCGCTCTTTTGGATGTGTTGATCCTTTGTCCGAAGATGGGTTGACAGCCAGAGGGATTCGAGGTGGTACAGAGGTATCTGCCAAGAAGTGAAATGGCCGAGTGGTCGAAGGCGCCATGTAACCATGAAGAAATGTTGAAGAGATATTTTGACTATTATCCGCCTCGACACATTCCCGTGTTGTGTAACACTCTTCTCCAATCGGTGGCTGCCGTTAAACATCAAAATTGTGTCTGTTTAACATGCAAAAACCGCCAAGATCCTAGCGGCGGCATCTGATCCTCGCCACTGCCAGTCAAGCGCTGATTGGTTAGCGATAACGCCAGCGGCATCTCCTTATCGGTAGGCCTCTTGCATCCAGGGACATTCCGCCTTTGCATGAGCAGCTGGTGCCATTATCTCACCCGGTGAGGAAGCCTGTGATTTTCTATACGTGAATTGATACCTGGGTCAGAAACAATGACGGCCAAAATGGAATACAaacccatccctccctccccagcccgCTTCAAGCCCCAAATTATCATCCACGGCGGAGCCGGCAACATCACCCCCGAAACACTCCCACCAGACCGCTACAGTCAATATCGTGAATCactcctcaccatcatcggcaAGACCCATCACTACATGGTCACTCCTGaaccctccaccaacaccctcccttcctccctctccacagCAACCTACGCCGTCGCCCTACTAGAagacaaccccctcttcaacGCCGGCCACGGCGCCGTCTTTACCCGCGACGGCTACAACGAGCTCGAAGCCTCCATAATGGTCTCGCACCCAGGTTCCTACCCCAAACGCGGCGTAGGCGTCACCGGCCTCCGCCACATCCGCAATCCCATCCTCCTAGCAAAAGCAATCCTCCAACATGGAGAAGatgacctcctcggccgccatTCCCAATCACCCTCCGCAAACATGCTCGACGTCCCCAACGCCCAAGGCCACACCCTCATCCACGGTCCAGCAGCAGAACAACTAGCAAAGCAATACAACCTCGCCATTGTCCCCCAATCCTACTTCTACACCCAAACCCGCTGGGACGAGCACACCCGCGCCCTGGAACGCGAAAGGCAAAACCCTGGAAAGAGCCTCGCCACCTACAGCAAAGAAGAATATCTCCCCCAAGGCACCGTCGGCGCCGTGACCCTAGACGAGCAAGGCATCATCACCGTCGCAACCAGCACAGGCGGCCTAACCAACAAGTTGACCGGTCGAATAGGCGACACCCCCTCCGTCGGGGCTGGATTCTGGGCAGAAGAATGGGCTGAAGAAGGGGACCCTTCTGGTCACGCAGAGTTAAGATGTCGGCCCGGcccagtggtggtgatatctGATGCACTGAAAGGTCTCATGGCGGATTGCCTGCCTAGCCCGTTCAGCTACAATCCTGCGTTCAAGACCCCAAATGTGGTGACTACGCGGGCGATGGCGGTTTCGGGGACCGGGAACGGGGATTCGTTTCTTCgtactgctgctgcgaggACCGTGGGGGCGATGGCTCGCTTCGGGGGTGTCTCGTCAAAGGAGGCGGTCTCGAAAGTGGCAGGACCAGGGGgagagctggaaaagagTGCAGGGGATCGGTGGGGTTTGACGGGTGAGGGCGCAGGGGGCATCATTGGTATCGAGATCGCGGAGGCTCGAGACGACAACGGGATGTTGCTCAATGCTCGCTGTGACGTCCTTCAGGACTTTAACTGCGGTGGCATGTTTCGAGCATGGGTTGATAGGCGCAGCCACGCGCATTTCCGGGTGTGGCAGCCAGACGGATCGACGCCGGCTGGCTATGAGTCCGAGGATGTTTTCGGGATGGATCTAAGGAGAGCCAGCAAGAGGAGCGAACCTATAGCATTTTAGAAGATCTTGGACAAACGTGAGCATGGTATAAACAGTAATGAAATATTATTCAGATGATTGTCTCCACCGTTTTCGGCATCACGGCCAtgcccccctccacatcGAGACGTTACCAACCGATTCTATGTTACAAGGGAACGCCGCCACCCAAGATCCTGACCGTCATATATG
This window encodes:
- a CDS encoding hypothetical protein (COG:E; MEROPS:MER0017622; EggNog:ENOG503NYX7) translates to MEYKPIPPSPARFKPQIIIHGGAGNITPETLPPDRYSQYRESLLTIIGKTHHYMVTPEPSTNTLPSSLSTATYAVALLEDNPLFNAGHGAVFTRDGYNELEASIMVSHPGSYPKRGVGVTGLRHIRNPILLAKAILQHGEDDLLGRHSQSPSANMLDVPNAQGHTLIHGPAAEQLAKQYNLAIVPQSYFYTQTRWDEHTRALERERQNPGKSLATYSKEEYLPQGTVGAVTLDEQGIITVATSTGGLTNKLTGRIGDTPSVGAGFWAEEWAEEGDPSGHAELRCRPGPVVVISDALKGLMADCLPSPFSYNPAFKTPNVVTTRAMAVSGTGNGDSFLRTAAARTVGAMARFGGVSSKEAVSKVAGPGGELEKSAGDRWGLTGEGAGGIIGIEIAEARDDNGMLLNARCDVLQDFNCGGMFRAWVDRRSHAHFRVWQPDGSTPAGYESEDVFGMDLRRASKRSEPIAF